In Deinococcus ruber, a single window of DNA contains:
- a CDS encoding IS4/Tn5 family transposase DNA-binding protein, with translation MDSTWLNAPQWAEEQWGDLDLGDVRRTRRAVSIGTAFAASPEDSLPQQCGSWGEVNAAYRLLDDEHLSHEVLSTRHWHHTRQAARSALP, from the coding sequence ATGGACAGCACTTGGCTGAATGCTCCGCAATGGGCAGAGGAGCAATGGGGTGACCTTGACCTCGGGGATGTCCGTAGGACAAGACGAGCCGTCAGCATTGGGACGGCTTTCGCTGCTTCTCCAGAAGACTCTCTCCCTCAACAATGCGGCTCCTGGGGCGAGGTGAACGCAGCGTATCGTCTGCTGGACGATGAGCACCTCAGTCACGAGGTGCTCTCAACACGCCACTGGCACCACACACGACAGGCAGCGCGTTCCGCGCTGCCT
- a CDS encoding ScyD/ScyE family protein — translation MSKRAPLNRFSLSVAILFSGTTLLSACGLTPVQTTPAAGLVVADHLNSPQGVFLSSDGALYITDSGTGGPDTYTVPGGPDGGGPTTAHTGMTAAVIRVSPSGQRSTVALVPSEREGTDTSGASRLTELGGQMYVSSGHWIAGASIQQPAHVGTLVRLGATLTDVGNLWAYESTNDPDKQGADSHPYALAAGPDGQLWVADAGGNDLLRVDPATGTVSLVTVFDPVANVNPPANTPPVSQAVPTGIAFLNDGSAYVSLLPGYPFLPGAGKVVRVAQDSSRSDYATGLTTVTDLRAGPDGNLYAVELGTFGAMGPTPGTGAIVRIKAGGVKETVLTGLNTPTSITFNAQGDAFLTVNGAAAPGTGQVLRWDRLTQRPALP, via the coding sequence ATGTCAAAGCGCGCTCCCCTCAACCGGTTTTCCCTTTCAGTGGCCATTCTCTTTTCGGGCACTACCTTGCTCTCCGCCTGCGGGCTGACCCCTGTCCAGACCACCCCTGCCGCCGGACTGGTGGTGGCCGATCACCTGAACTCGCCGCAGGGCGTCTTTCTGAGCAGCGACGGCGCGCTGTACATCACCGACTCGGGCACAGGCGGCCCGGACACGTATACGGTGCCCGGCGGCCCAGATGGAGGCGGCCCCACCACGGCCCATACCGGCATGACGGCGGCCGTCATTCGCGTCAGTCCTTCCGGCCAGCGCAGCACCGTGGCGCTGGTGCCCTCCGAACGGGAGGGCACCGACACCAGCGGGGCCAGCCGCCTCACCGAGCTTGGTGGTCAGATGTACGTGTCGAGCGGCCACTGGATTGCCGGGGCCAGCATTCAGCAGCCAGCACATGTCGGGACACTGGTTCGGCTGGGAGCCACCCTCACCGATGTCGGCAATCTGTGGGCCTACGAATCGACGAACGATCCAGACAAACAGGGCGCGGACAGCCATCCCTACGCCCTGGCCGCCGGACCGGACGGTCAGCTCTGGGTCGCAGATGCCGGGGGCAACGATCTGCTACGCGTCGATCCCGCGACCGGAACCGTCTCTCTCGTCACGGTCTTCGATCCGGTCGCCAATGTCAACCCCCCCGCCAACACGCCCCCGGTGTCGCAGGCGGTGCCCACCGGCATCGCGTTCCTGAACGACGGCAGCGCCTACGTTTCATTGCTGCCTGGCTACCCCTTCCTGCCCGGTGCCGGCAAGGTGGTGCGTGTCGCGCAGGACAGCAGCCGCAGCGACTACGCCACCGGCCTCACCACCGTCACCGATCTGCGGGCCGGGCCGGACGGCAACCTCTATGCCGTGGAACTGGGAACCTTCGGGGCGATGGGGCCGACGCCGGGCACCGGGGCCATCGTCAGGATCAAGGCCGGGGGTGTCAAAGAAACGGTGCTCACGGGCCTAAACACGCCCACGTCCATCACCTTCAACGCGCAGGGCGACGCGTTCCTCACCGTGAACGGCGCGGCGGCCCCCGGGACGGGTCAGGTGCTGCGCTGGGACCGGCTGACCCAGCGGCCCGCCCTGCCCTGA
- a CDS encoding AAA family ATPase, with product MPTSSWHLSLLGVPQLRSPANQVIRCDGKPMALLALLSLEGRISRVRLADLLWPGVSETTGRNNLVNLLRRLRQKLGTEVWISGDSLALSPEVEVDVLRLLANGSEQAPPGTGRLLEGYDWPDLPDFFDWLLAWRARLDALWIRQTMKLSAHLEAQQRYSGALEAARHALTFDPLSEEVHRSVMRLLYLGGDPAAAQQAYEACCAVLHTHLKTEPMPQTRELMNRIRQGLLTSSDGAGQTRPLSAPPPKLRATRLIGREHEWARMEQAWTQGQTIFLVGEAGSGKSRLAAEFVARKGEGLLFEGRPGDITVPFASATRVMRRVLSGLNVDLLPGELRDRLARLLPEVQAGPSATNAGVPAPAPATPQQERAQLQDALQTLLVRGLSNKVALIADDLQYSDDASIEVCLELAAMNVLGNVPGDRSAARPTIVCYRPAELASTHRAALAQLVKSGDAVQIEIVPLSEVQVRELLGGLPVPNVQALVEPIMHLSGGNPMHVLEAARHLIERRDGGAQAGLPPRLELLMTMRLERLPAVALSVARAASVLQHDFTPEQVAEMLDLPLLETAAAWDELTRAELVAGERFSHDLVAEVILGHIPVVVKRLLHRAAARTLAGAGAAPARVARQWLDGGEQLSAAPWLLQAVSAAQRLFRHREAVGFAAQAAQILEAAGRREEAYDAWIQRAHLLADLEDQDTEQIRAVQDLHRTAVSVSQQAQAYLLEARLHFKSGDASSMVRASEQGLTLARSQPNVHLEGELQEVLGMALLVARQPIRSAAAWTRLLELGQMLTDERFQASAQEGLGYLLSFTQPASAPWHYEQAEQGFVTLGDPARAATSAQKASLLAFQHGNIPSAIQILLRAQGYVAPLEGHNVTKLLLAESLSRAWLAQEEYTLALDTLDQAEETHGLPSLSRSGAVALHRALILTRLGATEQARQLLEPLLNSTQFPNNMKLQLKLTWGNVLRMLGQTREAHLVCEQALALLATQDQAHSRVRLALLQSLLAPLHCRDEILSSALRICRQHKFRALEAAVQVRLCASALECGHAPTELPDALPDATEVGPEELWSVRLINLRRENADAAHLLAMEERARAWLETVSRRVPSTYLAHFIHTRGRFLAE from the coding sequence ATGCCGACATCTTCGTGGCATCTGTCCCTGCTCGGTGTCCCGCAGTTGCGTTCCCCGGCGAACCAGGTGATTCGCTGTGACGGCAAACCCATGGCGCTGCTGGCGCTTCTCAGCCTCGAAGGCCGGATCAGTCGCGTCCGTCTCGCCGACCTGCTGTGGCCCGGCGTGAGCGAAACAACTGGCCGCAACAACCTGGTGAATCTGCTGCGGCGTTTACGACAGAAACTCGGAACCGAAGTCTGGATAAGTGGAGACAGTCTCGCCCTGTCGCCCGAGGTGGAGGTCGACGTGTTGAGGTTGCTGGCAAACGGCTCCGAGCAGGCGCCGCCGGGAACTGGCAGACTCTTGGAAGGGTACGACTGGCCCGACTTGCCGGACTTCTTCGACTGGCTGCTGGCCTGGCGCGCGCGGCTGGACGCGCTCTGGATCCGACAGACGATGAAGCTGAGCGCCCATCTGGAAGCTCAGCAGCGTTACTCGGGGGCGCTGGAGGCGGCCCGGCACGCTCTGACCTTCGATCCACTGTCTGAAGAAGTCCACCGGTCGGTGATGCGACTCCTGTATCTCGGTGGCGATCCGGCTGCAGCCCAACAGGCGTACGAAGCGTGCTGTGCGGTGCTGCACACGCACCTGAAAACCGAGCCGATGCCTCAGACGCGCGAACTGATGAACCGCATCCGACAGGGCCTCCTCACGTCGTCAGACGGTGCGGGTCAGACCCGCCCGCTCAGCGCACCACCCCCGAAGCTGCGCGCCACGCGGTTGATTGGCCGGGAGCATGAATGGGCACGTATGGAACAGGCCTGGACGCAAGGGCAAACGATCTTCCTGGTGGGTGAGGCAGGATCGGGGAAATCTCGATTGGCCGCCGAGTTCGTGGCGCGGAAAGGAGAGGGTCTGCTGTTCGAAGGTCGACCTGGCGACATCACGGTGCCGTTTGCCTCGGCCACGCGCGTCATGCGCCGTGTGCTGAGCGGATTGAACGTGGACCTGTTGCCCGGCGAACTGCGAGACCGTCTGGCACGCCTGCTGCCGGAAGTGCAGGCAGGGCCATCTGCCACGAATGCTGGTGTGCCCGCTCCTGCTCCGGCCACACCGCAGCAGGAGCGGGCACAGCTCCAGGACGCTCTCCAGACGCTGCTGGTGCGGGGCCTGTCGAACAAGGTCGCCCTGATCGCTGATGACCTTCAGTACAGTGACGACGCCTCCATCGAGGTCTGCCTGGAGCTGGCAGCCATGAATGTTCTGGGGAACGTTCCGGGTGACAGGTCAGCGGCGCGTCCCACCATCGTCTGCTATCGACCGGCCGAGCTGGCCAGCACCCACCGAGCAGCACTTGCCCAGCTCGTCAAGTCCGGGGACGCGGTGCAGATCGAGATCGTGCCGCTGTCCGAAGTGCAGGTACGCGAACTGCTCGGCGGCCTGCCCGTACCGAACGTACAAGCACTCGTAGAGCCGATCATGCACCTGAGTGGCGGCAACCCGATGCACGTGCTCGAAGCGGCCCGCCACCTGATCGAGCGACGTGACGGTGGAGCGCAGGCGGGCCTGCCGCCCCGGCTGGAACTCCTGATGACCATGCGGCTGGAACGGCTTCCGGCTGTCGCGCTTTCAGTCGCGCGGGCGGCCAGCGTGCTGCAACACGACTTCACGCCGGAGCAGGTGGCCGAGATGCTGGATCTGCCGCTCCTTGAGACCGCCGCTGCGTGGGATGAGTTGACCCGTGCCGAATTGGTGGCGGGAGAGCGCTTCAGTCATGACTTGGTGGCCGAGGTGATTCTCGGGCACATCCCGGTCGTGGTCAAACGCTTGCTCCACCGCGCGGCTGCCCGGACGCTGGCCGGGGCGGGGGCCGCTCCAGCGCGTGTGGCCCGGCAGTGGCTGGACGGCGGTGAGCAGCTCAGTGCCGCACCCTGGCTGCTGCAAGCCGTGTCCGCCGCGCAGCGCCTGTTCCGGCACCGTGAGGCAGTGGGGTTCGCCGCGCAGGCCGCCCAGATTCTGGAAGCCGCAGGACGCAGAGAAGAAGCCTATGACGCCTGGATTCAACGCGCTCACCTGCTCGCCGACCTCGAAGATCAGGATACAGAGCAGATCAGGGCCGTGCAGGATCTCCACCGAACGGCGGTCAGCGTTTCCCAGCAGGCCCAGGCATATCTGCTGGAGGCGCGGCTGCACTTCAAATCTGGGGATGCCTCCAGTATGGTGCGGGCCAGTGAGCAGGGATTGACGCTGGCTCGGTCGCAGCCGAACGTTCATCTCGAAGGTGAACTTCAGGAGGTGCTCGGCATGGCCCTCCTCGTGGCCCGGCAACCGATCCGATCCGCCGCCGCCTGGACTCGGCTGCTAGAGCTGGGACAGATGTTGACCGACGAGCGATTTCAAGCGAGTGCCCAAGAGGGACTGGGGTATCTCCTGTCCTTCACTCAGCCAGCATCAGCCCCCTGGCATTACGAGCAGGCCGAACAAGGGTTTGTCACGCTCGGCGATCCCGCCCGGGCTGCGACCTCCGCTCAAAAAGCGTCGCTGCTGGCCTTTCAGCACGGCAACATTCCCAGCGCGATTCAGATCCTCTTGCGGGCACAGGGGTACGTGGCTCCGCTGGAAGGCCATAACGTCACCAAATTATTGCTCGCCGAAAGCCTGAGCCGGGCGTGGCTGGCCCAGGAGGAATACACCCTGGCCCTTGACACACTTGACCAGGCCGAAGAAACGCACGGCCTGCCCAGCCTCTCACGTTCAGGCGCTGTGGCGCTGCACCGTGCGCTGATCCTCACGCGCCTCGGGGCCACCGAACAGGCCCGGCAGCTTCTTGAGCCTCTGCTGAATTCAACACAATTTCCCAACAACATGAAGCTTCAGCTCAAGTTGACGTGGGGAAACGTGCTGCGCATGTTGGGACAAACGCGGGAGGCACATCTGGTCTGTGAGCAGGCGCTCGCCTTGCTGGCAACGCAGGATCAGGCCCATTCGCGGGTACGTCTGGCACTCCTTCAGTCTCTGCTCGCGCCGCTCCACTGCCGGGACGAGATACTGTCCTCAGCTTTACGTATCTGCCGTCAGCATAAATTTCGCGCGCTAGAGGCAGCCGTACAGGTTCGTTTGTGCGCGTCGGCGCTGGAGTGTGGTCACGCACCGACTGAACTTCCTGACGCATTACCCGATGCGACCGAAGTCGGCCCGGAGGAACTGTGGTCGGTGAGGCTCATCAACCTGCGCCGAGAGAACGCCGATGCTGCTCACCTCCTGGCCATGGAGGAACGTGCCCGGGCGTGGCTGGAGACGGTGTCTCGACGTGTGCCAAGCACCTACCTCGCTCACTTCATACACACGCGTGGCCGATTCCTTGCAGAATGA
- a CDS encoding GNAT family N-acetyltransferase: protein MVRSTNDPTLVTREQVEGFFIGWPNPPQPETLLRLLQGSYRVILALDGDQVVGFVTAISDGVLSAYIPLLEVLPSHQGRGIGTELTRRILDDLTNLYMIDVMCDKEVAPFYERLGLRRATGVIRRNYSRQSGE from the coding sequence ATGGTCCGCTCTACCAATGACCCGACTCTTGTGACGCGTGAACAGGTGGAAGGCTTCTTCATTGGCTGGCCGAACCCGCCGCAGCCAGAAACCCTACTGCGTCTTCTTCAAGGCAGCTACCGCGTCATATTGGCACTTGATGGGGACCAGGTGGTTGGATTCGTGACCGCAATCAGCGATGGGGTTCTCAGCGCGTACATACCGCTGCTTGAGGTACTGCCAAGTCACCAGGGGCGCGGTATTGGTACCGAGCTCACCCGCCGGATACTGGACGACCTCACCAACCTCTATATGATCGACGTGATGTGTGACAAGGAGGTCGCCCCTTTCTATGAGCGCTTGGGACTGCGCCGGGCGACCGGCGTGATCCGCCGAAATTATTCCAGGCAGTCGGGCGAGTGA
- a CDS encoding type II secretion system F family protein, translated as MHEICSAAINGNRMYPILLQYPKEFPEQFALQFKAAEEKANLKETLSYLGEVYNDEVTNQVESLTATIEPVRMVMLGSVVGFIVVSVFLPMTSMMQALEK; from the coding sequence ATGCATGAAATCTGCAGTGCTGCCATCAACGGCAACCGCATGTACCCCATCTTGCTGCAGTACCCCAAGGAATTCCCGGAGCAGTTTGCCCTGCAATTCAAAGCGGCAGAGGAGAAAGCCAATCTCAAAGAGACCCTGAGCTATTTGGGCGAGGTATATAACGACGAGGTCACGAATCAGGTCGAGTCGCTGACTGCCACAATTGAGCCGGTGCGGATGGTGATGCTCGGCTCGGTCGTTGGCTTCATCGTCGTGAGTGTCTTCCTGCCGATGACCAGCATGATGCAAGCGCTCGAAAAGTAG
- a CDS encoding phage tail protein produces the protein MDPFIAEIRVFPFNFAPKGWAMCNGQIMPISQNTALFSLLGTTYGGDGKSTFALPNMQGNVPMMPGQGSGLSLYDLGQSGGDETVTLLLSELPKHTHFLMADALDPADLNIPSPNRVLAQSQGVFAYQSSTARVVPMAPQALTTVGDNQAHSNLMPSLVLNFCIALQGNYPQRP, from the coding sequence ATGGATCCATTCATAGCAGAGATTCGGGTGTTTCCCTTCAATTTTGCGCCGAAGGGGTGGGCCATGTGTAATGGCCAAATCATGCCGATCAGTCAGAACACCGCGCTCTTTTCGTTGTTGGGGACCACGTACGGTGGCGATGGGAAGAGTACCTTCGCGCTGCCGAACATGCAGGGCAATGTTCCCATGATGCCGGGGCAAGGCAGCGGGCTGTCGCTCTACGACCTGGGCCAGTCGGGCGGCGATGAAACGGTGACCCTCTTGCTCTCAGAACTTCCAAAGCACACCCACTTCCTGATGGCGGACGCGCTCGACCCCGCAGATCTGAACATACCCTCACCCAACCGTGTTCTAGCGCAGTCGCAGGGCGTCTTCGCTTACCAGAGCAGCACGGCCCGTGTGGTGCCGATGGCGCCTCAGGCACTGACGACGGTGGGTGACAACCAAGCGCATTCCAACCTGATGCCATCACTGGTTTTGAATTTCTGCATCGCCCTTCAGGGGAACTACCCGCAGCGCCCCTGA
- a CDS encoding phage tail protein, which translates to MAQPYVGEIRIFAGNFAPVGWLFCQGQSVAISDYDVLFNLIGTTYGGDGQETFNLPNLQSRVPMHYGNGFQVAQMGGEEQVTLSTQQMPVHTHSLMATTNAGSSASPAGSVLAQTSGGINLYYEGQATDAMHSEAIFPAGTSQPHTNLQPYLCLNFIISMYGIYPSPS; encoded by the coding sequence ATGGCACAGCCTTATGTTGGTGAAATTCGAATTTTTGCAGGCAATTTCGCACCCGTCGGCTGGCTGTTCTGCCAAGGGCAATCGGTCGCCATTTCCGACTACGACGTTCTGTTTAACCTGATCGGCACGACATATGGCGGCGATGGTCAGGAGACATTCAATCTGCCGAATCTGCAAAGCCGCGTGCCGATGCATTACGGTAATGGCTTTCAGGTCGCGCAGATGGGGGGTGAGGAGCAGGTAACGCTGAGTACCCAACAGATGCCTGTTCACACGCACTCGTTGATGGCGACCACCAATGCGGGCAGCAGCGCTTCGCCTGCCGGATCGGTGTTGGCGCAGACGAGCGGGGGCATCAATTTGTACTACGAAGGTCAGGCCACTGATGCAATGCACAGCGAGGCCATCTTTCCTGCAGGGACCAGTCAGCCGCACACCAACCTGCAGCCGTACCTGTGCCTGAATTTCATCATTTCGATGTACGGCATCTACCCGAGCCCGAGCTAA
- a CDS encoding phage tail protein: protein MAEPFLSEIRLMSFIYPPNGWALCNGQLLPINQNQALFSLLGTTYGGDGIVTFALPNLQGRVPMHFGNGHTLGEQPGSQSVTLTAGQLPTHMHTLAASSDSANTQGDPASALLAPVNGGYGAASGLTTLDPSSVTSVGNSQPHDNMQPYLTLSYCIATSGIFPSPT, encoded by the coding sequence ATGGCAGAACCGTTTCTGAGTGAAATCCGGCTGATGAGTTTTATCTATCCCCCGAATGGTTGGGCGCTGTGCAACGGGCAACTGTTGCCGATCAATCAGAATCAGGCGTTGTTTTCCCTGTTGGGGACCACCTACGGCGGTGATGGGATCGTCACGTTCGCACTTCCGAACCTGCAAGGCCGTGTGCCGATGCATTTCGGCAACGGGCACACCCTTGGGGAACAGCCAGGTAGTCAGAGCGTCACCCTGACGGCCGGGCAGCTGCCGACCCACATGCATACCCTTGCGGCGTCGAGCGACTCGGCGAACACCCAAGGCGACCCGGCCTCGGCGCTGCTCGCGCCGGTCAATGGCGGCTACGGCGCGGCAAGTGGCCTGACAACGCTGGACCCCAGCAGTGTGACCTCGGTGGGAAACAGTCAGCCGCACGACAACATGCAGCCGTATCTGACGTTGTCGTATTGCATCGCGACCTCCGGCATCTTCCCGTCTCCCACCTGA